The nucleotide sequence GTCGAGCCGGGATGGTGGCTGGTCGCCGCGCCCGCCCTGTCGGCGATGGTGCTCGCCGCCGGCTACGCCGCCCGCCTCTACCGACTCCCGGCCGTCGCGGTGACCCTCATCGAGGTCGCGGTGTGGGTCGTGTTCATGACCCTGGTCTTCCTGCGCGACACCGCCCTGCTCTGGGTGATCCCGACGCTCGACACCTTCCGCGCCGTGCCCCTCCTGGTCGAGGCCGCAATGGAGGAGATCACCATCGGTGCGGCGCCGCTCGAGCCCACACTGTCGCTGGCGTTCGTCGTGGTGGGGTCGATGGGGCTTCTCACGATCATCGTCGACCACGTCGTCGTGACTGCACGGATGCCGCTGCTCGCCTCCGTCGGCATCGTCGCGGTGTCGCTCATCCCGGCGATCGCAGCGCCGAGCGAGGTCGACGTCATCGGGTTCGTGTTCCTCGCGGTGACGATCCTCTTCCTGCTGCGCTCGGAGACCCGCTCGCGGGAGAAGCCGATGGAGCGCGAGGCGGAGCGAACCGCCGGCGTACCCGCGACAGCGCTCGGCATCGGCGCGATCGCGATCGTCGTGGCCGTCGTCGCGACCCCCGTGCTGCCGCAGCCCGGAGCGCGGGCCGGGTCGGGCCTCGGACCCGGGCCGGGGATCGATGCGACCCTGCAGCTCGGCGACGACCTGCGCCGGCCGCGGGAGACCGAGGTGCTCCGCGTCCGCACGGACGCGCCCTCGGTCCCGTACCTGCGCGCGACGACGCTCTCGCGCTTCGACGGCGGGCTCTGGGAGCCCGACCGGTCGCAGACCGTGTCGCTGCAGAGCGAGCGCGCGTTCGGGGTGGTGGACTCCGACGACGACATCCGCATCGGCGAGTACACGGCGAAGGTCGACGTCGTGAACCTCGATTCCCGGTGGGCGCCGGTACCGTACCCGGCAGTCGGCATCACCGGTCTCGGCGGGGGTGTATGGGGCGCAGTCCCCTACAACCACACGGTCGCCACAAGCGGCGGCTCGACCCAGGGTCAGTCGTACGAGGTGGTGTACAACGTCCCTCGGCCGTCGCTCGAGCGGGTACGCGCGGCGGTGTCGGTGGGCTCGCAGGTGCGCGATGAGACGACGCAGCTGCCCGAGGACATCCCGCCGATCATCGGCGAGCTCGCCGTGCAGGTGACCGCCGACGCCACCACCGAT is from Microbacterium sp. LWH3-1.2 and encodes:
- a CDS encoding transglutaminase TgpA family protein, which codes for MSSAETAREERARGGERLLTFAILAALLAALLPVVRVVEPGWWLVAAPALSAMVLAAGYAARLYRLPAVAVTLIEVAVWVVFMTLVFLRDTALLWVIPTLDTFRAVPLLVEAAMEEITIGAAPLEPTLSLAFVVVGSMGLLTIIVDHVVVTARMPLLASVGIVAVSLIPAIAAPSEVDVIGFVFLAVTILFLLRSETRSREKPMEREAERTAGVPATALGIGAIAIVVAVVATPVLPQPGARAGSGLGPGPGIDATLQLGDDLRRPRETEVLRVRTDAPSVPYLRATTLSRFDGGLWEPDRSQTVSLQSERAFGVVDSDDDIRIGEYTAKVDVVNLDSRWAPVPYPAVGITGLGGGVWGAVPYNHTVATSGGSTQGQSYEVVYNVPRPSLERVRAAVSVGSQVRDETTQLPEDIPPIIGELAVQVTADATTDYDRLTALQRWFRGTDFRYSLEAPVEDDFDGSGAEAVARFLDVREGYCIHFASAFALMARTLHMPSRIVVGYLPGTPTTDTVDGQPVFSVSSSQLHAWPEVFFDGIGWIPFEPTSGLGVPTTFSSELTLPGQTAENDSTTPQSNPTPTPRGDQAQIDLEEQRQSASDGSARDALDPLPILGVVAAVLVLLALPFLIRELRRRQQDAAARSGDAAAAWQSVQEAAIDAGIPVPASETPRAFAGRLVAEHGVAASEMNTVLLAIERASYSRAGARSYWMGDAAADAAASVRVSLLASVPPSRRILALIAPRSLVIRPGSVYAGTAPVRAR